CTTCGACAGAACAGGGCCGGAGTCATGTGGCTATCGGACAGCGCATAGTGCGCGCAGTCCGCTATCCGCACGACTCCGGCCCTGCTCTGTCTGCGAACGGAAGGACACTTGGAAAGCTTTTTACTGCCGTACCGGGGGATTCTTAGCCCGGCGACGGTACTGGCGGGAGCAGAGAGGGGGATGTGATTTAATTTATTTGATTTATTGGTGCTCGGCGAGCCAGGAGGTTATCTCGTCGTCTGATGTGCTGCCGCTGAATCTTTGGCCGGGAAGCCAGGTGCCGCTGCCTGCCTGTTTGGCAAGGTGATCGCTGCTTTGTCCGATTCCGCTGCCGCCGGAGGTGCAGAAGGGGATGATGGTTATGCCGTTAAAATCATGGGTTTCTACAAAGGTGCTCATGATGCGCGGCGCGTCTCCCCACCAGATCGGATATCCGAGATAGAGGGTTGTGTATCCCTCCAGGGACAGGGGATCACTGCTGATCTGCGGGCGGGAATCCGGGTCGTTCATCTCGCTTGTGGCACGGCTCTGACTGTCGCTGTAGTTTAAATCTGCTTTGGAATAATGCTCTGCGGGGAGGATCTCATATTGATCGGCTCCGGTAAGGGCAGCGATCTTTTCCGCAATGCTTTTGGTTGTGCCGGTCGCGGAGAAGTATGCAACTAAGGTATCTTTTTTGGCGGGTTCCGTGCTTATGGGTTGTGTTGTTTCAGGCACCGCTGTTGCTTGTGCTGCCCAAGACGGCTCTACGGCGTTTGCTGAAGCGGCTTGTGTCTGCTGTGCGGAAGGGCCTTCGCCTGCTAAGGCTTTGGCGTTCTGACAGGCTGTGGCTCCCAGGGTGATGCAGGCGGCAGTGATTAAGACCACGATCTTACTGATATGTTTCATGGTGTTTCCTCCAGTCATGGTTTGTGTTAATGGGGGATATGGTGGTTACAGCCACTTGGAGGCCCAGGCTGCAAGTTCTTTGCCGGATGGGTTGGCACCAAACCGTTTGCCGTCGGCTACGTCTGCGCCGGGCGCCAGCGACTGCATGTTCCTGCCGGAACTGCCGATGGGGCTGCCGCCGGAGGTGGCGAAAGGCACGACGGTCTTTTGGCTTAGATCATATGCTTCCATAAAGGTGTCGATGATGGAAGGCTCTCTGTACCACCACACCGGGAAGCCTACAAACACCACATCGTACTGGTCCATATCCTCCACCCTGGTACGGATACCTGGACGGCAGCTTTTGTCATT
This portion of the Clostridium sp. AN503 genome encodes:
- a CDS encoding flavodoxin, whose amino-acid sequence is MKHISKIVVLITAACITLGATACQNAKALAGEGPSAQQTQAASANAVEPSWAAQATAVPETTQPISTEPAKKDTLVAYFSATGTTKSIAEKIAALTGADQYEILPAEHYSKADLNYSDSQSRATSEMNDPDSRPQISSDPLSLEGYTTLYLGYPIWWGDAPRIMSTFVETHDFNGITIIPFCTSGGSGIGQSSDHLAKQAGSGTWLPGQRFSGSTSDDEITSWLAEHQ
- a CDS encoding flavodoxin — protein: MKKALVTYFSASGVTRKLAKTLAAEIGADLFEIEPEIPYTDADLDWQDSKSRSSVEMNDKSCRPGIRTRVEDMDQYDVVFVGFPVWWYREPSIIDTFMEAYDLSQKTVVPFATSGGSPIGSSGRNMQSLAPGADVADGKRFGANPSGKELAAWASKWL